From Streptomyces asiaticus, one genomic window encodes:
- the rplM gene encoding 50S ribosomal protein L13 codes for MRTYSPKPGDVQRQWHVIDATDVVLGRLATQAATLLRGKHKPVYAPHVDAGDFVIIINADKVHLSGNKRTQKMAYRHSGYPGGLRSIRYDELLEKNPEKAVEKAIKGMLPKNTLGRQMLSKLKVYSGDQHPHAAQQPVPFEITQVAQ; via the coding sequence GTGCGTACGTACAGCCCCAAGCCCGGCGACGTTCAGCGTCAGTGGCATGTCATCGACGCCACCGACGTGGTTCTGGGCCGTCTGGCCACCCAGGCCGCCACCCTTTTGCGGGGCAAGCACAAGCCGGTGTACGCGCCGCATGTCGACGCTGGTGACTTCGTCATCATCATCAACGCCGACAAGGTGCACCTCTCCGGCAACAAGCGGACCCAGAAGATGGCGTACCGCCACTCCGGCTACCCGGGTGGTCTGCGCTCCATCCGCTACGACGAGCTGCTGGAGAAGAACCCGGAGAAGGCCGTCGAGAAGGCCATCAAGGGCATGCTCCCCAAGAACACCCTGGGCCGTCAGATGCTCTCGAAGCTGAAGGTGTACTCGGGCGACCAGCACCCGCACGCCGCTCAGCAGCCGGTTCCGTTCGAGATCACCCAGGTCGCGCAGTAG
- the rpsI gene encoding 30S ribosomal protein S9 yields the protein MAETTAETPLDVEEYTTESVETVESEYTSESLASRFGDPQPAAGTGRRKNAVARVRIVPGSGQWKINGRTLEEYFPNKVHQQEVNEPFKVLELDDRYDVIARISGGGVSGQAGALRLGIARALNEADVDNNRGPLKKAGFLTRDDRATERKKAGLKKARKAPQYSKR from the coding sequence GTGGCCGAGACCACCGCCGAGACCCCCCTCGATGTCGAGGAGTACACCACCGAGAGCGTTGAGACGGTCGAGTCGGAGTACACCTCCGAGTCGCTCGCTTCCCGCTTCGGTGACCCGCAGCCTGCCGCCGGCACCGGGCGCCGCAAGAACGCCGTGGCGCGTGTCCGCATCGTGCCGGGCAGCGGGCAGTGGAAGATCAACGGTCGTACTCTCGAAGAGTACTTCCCCAACAAGGTCCACCAGCAGGAAGTCAACGAGCCCTTCAAGGTGCTCGAGCTGGACGACCGCTACGACGTCATCGCCCGCATCTCGGGCGGCGGCGTCTCCGGCCAGGCCGGGGCGCTGCGTCTGGGCATCGCCCGGGCGCTGAACGAGGCGGACGTGGACAACAACCGCGGCCCCCTCAAGAAGGCCGGCTTCCTGACCCGTGACGACCGCGCCACCGAGCGTAAGAAGGCCGGTCTGAAGAAGGCCCGCAAGGCGCCGCAGTACAGCAAGCGCTGA
- the glmM gene encoding phosphoglucosamine mutase: protein MGRLFGTDGVRGVANADLTAEMALGLSVAAAHVLAEAGTFEGHRPVAVVGRDPRASGEFLEAAVVAGLASAGVDVLRVGVLPTPAVAHLTGALDADLGVMLSASHNPMPDNGVKFFARGGHKLADELEDRIETTYRSHASGEPWDRPTGTGVGRVRDYDEGFDAYVAHLVGVLPNRLDGLKVVIDGAHGAAARVSPEAFARAGAEVVTIGTDPDGLNINDGYGSTHLARLQASVVEHRADLGIAHDGDADRCLAVDAAGREVDGDQILAVLALAMREAGELRGDTVVGTVMSNLGFKLAMKREGVELVQTAVGDRYVLEEMKSHGYALGGEQSGHVIVLDHATTGDGTLTGLLLTARVAATGRTLADLAAVMERLPQVLVNVPDVDKSRVASSADVAAAVAEAERELGETGRVLLRPSGTEPLVRVMVEAADIEQARSVAGRLADAVKSALG, encoded by the coding sequence GTGGGACGACTCTTCGGTACGGATGGTGTGCGCGGCGTCGCGAACGCCGATCTGACGGCTGAGATGGCGCTCGGTCTGTCGGTAGCGGCGGCGCATGTGCTCGCCGAGGCGGGAACCTTCGAGGGCCATCGGCCGGTGGCGGTGGTCGGGCGGGACCCGCGAGCGTCCGGGGAGTTCCTGGAGGCGGCCGTGGTGGCGGGGCTGGCCAGTGCCGGGGTGGACGTACTGCGGGTCGGCGTGCTGCCCACGCCGGCCGTCGCGCATCTGACCGGGGCGCTGGACGCGGACCTCGGGGTGATGCTCTCCGCGAGCCACAACCCGATGCCCGACAACGGCGTCAAGTTCTTCGCCCGCGGCGGCCACAAGCTGGCCGACGAGCTGGAGGACCGCATCGAGACCACCTACCGGTCCCACGCCTCCGGTGAGCCGTGGGACCGGCCGACGGGCACGGGGGTGGGCCGGGTCCGGGACTACGACGAGGGCTTCGACGCCTATGTGGCCCATCTGGTCGGCGTCCTCCCCAACCGGCTCGACGGCCTCAAGGTCGTCATCGACGGGGCGCACGGCGCGGCCGCCCGGGTCTCCCCGGAGGCGTTCGCGCGGGCCGGGGCCGAGGTCGTGACGATCGGCACCGACCCGGACGGGCTCAACATCAACGACGGCTACGGCTCCACCCACCTCGCCCGCCTCCAGGCGTCCGTCGTGGAGCACCGGGCCGACCTCGGCATCGCCCACGACGGGGACGCCGACCGCTGTCTCGCGGTGGACGCGGCGGGCCGCGAGGTCGACGGCGACCAGATCCTCGCCGTCCTGGCCCTGGCCATGCGCGAGGCGGGCGAGCTGCGCGGGGACACGGTGGTCGGCACCGTGATGTCCAACCTCGGCTTCAAGCTGGCCATGAAGCGGGAGGGGGTCGAGCTGGTCCAGACGGCGGTCGGGGACCGCTATGTGCTGGAGGAGATGAAGTCCCACGGCTACGCCCTGGGCGGCGAGCAGTCCGGGCACGTGATCGTCCTCGACCACGCCACGACGGGTGACGGCACCCTCACCGGTCTGCTGCTGACGGCCCGCGTCGCCGCGACCGGCCGCACCCTGGCCGACCTCGCGGCCGTCATGGAGCGGCTGCCGCAGGTGCTGGTCAACGTCCCCGACGTGGACAAGTCCCGGGTCGCCTCCAGCGCGGACGTGGCCGCGGCCGTCGCCGAGGCCGAGCGCGAGCTGGGCGAGACCGGCCGGGTCCTGCTCCGCCCCTCGGGCACGGAGCCGCTGGTGCGGGTCATGGTCGAGGCCGCCGACATCGAGCAGGCCCGCTCGGTCGCCGGCCGCCTGGCGGACGCGGTGAAGTCGGCTCTGGGCTAG
- a CDS encoding DUF389 domain-containing protein produces the protein MLHVRLIVPADRTEDVVRTIEKTVGTTHLVVLPGAARNPAGDVVMCDVAREAGDALLGDLRALGLDEAGSIAVENIDLSLSKRADKAEEEAPGEGADAVLWEHLADATHEESTLSVTYLAFLVIATMIAACGVVLDNAILIVGAMAVGPEFGPLAGVCTALVRRAPRLAARSAIALLVGFAAAMALTTGFSIAMDAVGLFGKDMLERARPNTDFIWKPDMFSFVVAVLAGIAGTLSLTSAKSGALVGVAISVTTVPAAANAAVALGYGEIDQMWGSTEQLLLNLVGIVVAGTLTLLAQKALWGRRG, from the coding sequence ATGCTGCACGTGAGGCTGATCGTCCCCGCCGACCGCACCGAGGACGTGGTGCGCACGATCGAGAAGACGGTCGGCACCACCCATCTGGTGGTGCTGCCGGGCGCCGCCCGCAACCCCGCGGGGGACGTCGTCATGTGCGACGTGGCGCGCGAGGCCGGGGACGCCCTGCTGGGCGACCTGCGTGCGCTGGGTCTTGACGAGGCCGGTTCGATCGCGGTGGAGAACATCGACCTGTCGCTCTCCAAGCGCGCCGACAAGGCGGAGGAGGAGGCGCCCGGCGAGGGCGCGGACGCGGTCCTGTGGGAGCACCTGGCGGACGCCACCCACGAGGAGTCCACCCTCTCGGTGACCTATCTCGCCTTCCTCGTCATCGCGACGATGATCGCGGCATGCGGTGTGGTGCTGGACAACGCGATCCTGATCGTCGGTGCGATGGCGGTCGGCCCCGAGTTCGGACCGCTGGCCGGGGTGTGCACCGCGCTGGTGCGGCGCGCGCCGCGGCTGGCCGCCCGCTCGGCGATCGCGCTGCTGGTCGGGTTCGCGGCGGCGATGGCGCTGACCACCGGCTTCAGCATCGCGATGGACGCGGTGGGCCTCTTCGGCAAGGACATGCTGGAGCGTGCCCGGCCGAACACGGACTTCATCTGGAAGCCGGACATGTTCTCGTTCGTGGTCGCCGTGCTCGCGGGGATCGCCGGAACGCTGTCGCTGACCTCGGCGAAGTCCGGCGCGCTGGTGGGCGTGGCGATCTCGGTGACCACGGTGCCGGCGGCGGCCAACGCGGCGGTGGCGCTCGGGTACGGGGAGATCGACCAGATGTGGGGCTCGACGGAGCAGCTGCTGCTGAATCTGGTGGGGATCGTGGTGGCGGGGACGTTGACGCTGCTGGCGCAGAAGGCGTTGTGGGGGCGGCGGGGGTAG
- the coaA gene encoding type I pantothenate kinase, whose product MRGPQRRGGEATPYVDLSRAEWSALRDKTPLPLTAEEVEKLRGLGDVIDLDEVRDVYLPLSRLLNLYVAATGNLRGALNTFLGDTKRGNGAQPGTPFVIGVAGSVAVGKSTTARLLQALLARWPEHPRVELITTDGFLYPNDELRRRGLMSRKGFPESYDRRSLTRFVADVKAGRAEVSAPVYSHLIYDIVPDERLTVHRPDILIVEGLNVLQPALPGKDGLTRVGLADFFDFSVYVDARTEDIERWYLGRFKKLRETAFQDPSSYFRKYTQVSEEEALDYGRMIWRTINKPNLKQNVQPTRGRATLVLRKGPDHKVQRLSLRKL is encoded by the coding sequence GTGCGCGGCCCGCAGCGGCGGGGCGGCGAGGCGACTCCGTATGTGGACCTGTCCCGTGCCGAGTGGAGTGCGCTGCGGGACAAGACGCCGCTGCCGCTGACCGCCGAAGAGGTCGAGAAGCTGCGGGGACTCGGCGACGTCATCGACCTCGATGAGGTGCGGGATGTCTATCTGCCGCTGTCCCGGCTGCTCAACCTCTACGTCGCCGCCACCGGCAATCTGCGCGGCGCGCTCAACACCTTCCTGGGCGACACCAAGCGGGGCAACGGGGCCCAGCCCGGTACGCCGTTCGTGATCGGCGTGGCGGGAAGCGTCGCGGTCGGCAAGTCGACCACCGCGCGGCTGCTCCAGGCGCTGCTGGCCCGCTGGCCCGAGCATCCGCGGGTGGAGCTGATCACCACCGACGGCTTTCTGTACCCCAACGACGAGCTGCGGCGCCGTGGGCTGATGTCCCGCAAGGGGTTCCCCGAGAGCTACGACCGCAGGTCGCTGACCCGCTTCGTCGCCGATGTGAAGGCGGGCCGGGCGGAGGTGTCGGCGCCGGTCTACTCCCACCTGATCTACGACATCGTGCCGGACGAGCGGCTGACCGTGCACCGCCCCGACATCCTCATCGTCGAGGGGCTCAATGTGCTCCAGCCCGCGCTGCCGGGCAAGGACGGGCTGACCCGGGTCGGGCTCGCGGACTTCTTCGACTTCAGCGTGTACGTGGACGCCCGGACCGAGGACATCGAGCGCTGGTACCTGGGCCGCTTCAAGAAGCTGCGGGAGACGGCCTTCCAGGACCCGTCCTCGTACTTCCGCAAGTACACCCAGGTCTCGGAGGAGGAGGCGCTGGACTACGGGCGGATGATCTGGCGGACCATCAACAAGCCCAACCTGAAGCAGAATGTGCAGCCCACGCGGGGGCGGGCCACGCTTGTGCTCCGCAAGGGGCCGGATCACAAGGTGCAGCGGCTGTCCCTGCGCAAGCTGTGA